CATAGCAACAATCTAGTTTAAAGATAATGGCTCTCGCTTTCTACACAATTAGCAAAATGTGGCAAAAGAAAGCAAGCCAGCCTTTGGAGGCTGTGCACATGGGCTTGCGTTGCTCTCCTGAAACCCAAATACTGCACATTGCTGCCAATTACCTAGAGGGAGAATTGCACTGTGAAGGATTTACTCAGTCTACTGTCCAGTTTGGGCTTGCTTCTTTAAAAGGCACAGATACACTACTTGTCTGTAAGCACTTACAGTATTCTCCCGAGTCCTCATTAAAATGAAGCAAACAACACAATTGCTCTTTTGAGCTTTTTCAGCTGCAGCCCCTTGCTGTTTTACTGAGAAAGAGCCTTAATACTTCAGGGGCATAACACTACCAGTCTTTGATACGCTTCGTGTTACTTCCCTTCGTGGCATCATGATTGCTACAGTCTTTTTCCACCTTTAAACGTGTTTCTACCAGCCAGTAGCATCTACCCTTCACTTCACCTCTGACTGCATTGCATACCAATTTTCTCTACTTCTTGACTTCCTATTATCTGAATTTTGCTGCTtcaaaacagtgtgtgtgtgtgtgtgtgtgtgtgtgtgtgtgtgtgtgtaaatttgtgAGGGTTTAATAAAggaggatttgttgttgtttagtcgtgtccgactctttgtgaccccatggaccagagcacgccaggcacttctgtcttccactgcctcccgcagtttagaaTAAAGGAGGATACCTGCCTCTCAAATTCAGGTAAATCAATGGCATTTAATCTATAATTTAGAGGTGGGAAACAAATTCCAATCCAATATACTGAATCTCTGAATCATagctacaggtaggtagctgtgttggtctgccgtagttgaaacaaaataaaaaatttccttccagtagcaccttagagaccaactaagtttgttattggtatgagctttcgtgtgcatgcactttttcaggtatctgaagaagtgtgcatgcacacgaaagctcataccaataacaaacttagttggtctctaaggtgctactggaaggatttttttttattttgtttctctgaATCATGTCAGATCAGTGAATGGCATACAGTATACTAGTCACAAACCTACACGGTCCGCATCCTCCGGGAGCAGAACTGTGGAGCAAAGTAGGCTGTGGATTGCAGCAACTTCACATTTTTTGGTTACATTCTCGTTGACCAAACAATCAAGGCCACAAAAACACACAAGATCAATGCCTGCTCAGATTTGATATAAGCATTTACACTGCAACCCTGCGCCCAATTAAATGCCCTCTGCACATTTATTTGGAAGAATGTTCTACGGCAAGCAATGTTGTCTGCTTCCAGGTAAATATATTTAAGATCAGTATGAAAATTCTACTGAAGTCAATGGATTGtttccagctaagttctactcaaagtaaaCCTACTAAAATTAGTGAATCAGTCacgtctgttaatttcagtgggtctacactgagtatgactaatgttagATACAATCCAGTAAGTATGTATACCATTTTAACACATATACACATACCTGAAATTTTGTGTCCTACCAGACTACTCGATAGGCttccaaagaaataaaaaggtaTTATTATTGAAGTTTTGAAATTAAAAAGTGGGTCTTCCTTGCTTTCAAGAAAGTCAGTTTTATTTACTGACTGAATTCAGATCCTGCCCttcaacataaaaaaacatttCCAGGGCTTATAAAAATATGCCAAAAGCAACAGTAAAAACCACTAGATAAAATATAAACACAGCAAGAAACAGCAGGATGAAAGTGGCAGTTAAAGACAATTctgccaggttttgttttttttcaaagtctcagggaaataaaaataactttGTCTGGAAATTTTAGAATACTTTTGATTAGCCAGTTGGCTAGGAGTGGTATTTTAAATGCAAGTTAACAGCTCAAGGTGTGAATATTCTAGCTATAAAAATAGCCTTTCTTATCTAGAGTGCATATCCACTTAACAGCAACAGACCTCTGTGTGAGAGCATATCTTAAGCATGGACTGGTATTGATGTTCAGCACAGAACAATCACCTTATTTGTTATAACCTGCAAGTTTCCTGGGCAACTTCTTCaccaaggaaaaaaaaatccttaacaGACTTTTTTCAGGTGTGAAAAGTTGACCTCGACTGCTGCTGTCGAACGGGACTACAGGGTGAAGAATGTAAACCATTTCACATGCAAAGCAACAGGTAACAGCTCACCTTGATTAATGCCAATTTTCACTTGTGCTTCGAGTGGCATTCCTACAAATTCCTACTTGTTAAGCATCATTGAACCTACAGTAGTGGGAGTCATTTGTGACTAAGTATGCATATGATTATATTCCTAGTCAGAGGTAAGAGGTGACATAGACCTTAAGTATCAATGGGCTACATTAATTTTGTATTTGGGACATTGGATTCTGCAATGGTTTATCCCTTATTCCAGGAAAGGAACAGCTTTGTCGTTCTGTAAGGTTTTTATAAATATGGCTTGAAATCTTACAGAATTGTAAAACCGACAGTTAAGATGCACAAAAAAACGTTAGCAACAACCCTTTTCCTCAGCAGTGAAAGAAGAGATTTATATTGTATATAAATAGCCTAAAAACTGCCACCTTCCTGTCTCCCCACACAGAACCATTAAGTCCCGTGATGACACAGAATGCTTATGAGAATTTTTTTAATGGGATTTGTGGAGCAGGGATGCAAAGGTTATCTGCATATTGGTCCAGCAGCACAATGGTATGTGTTTCTCAATCGAAAGCTCTTCCTGCTGAATTGAAGACCACTTGAGGAAACTTTTCACAGGCAAAAATGTGATTTGGCATAGGTATCTGTTGTTTGGTTGGATGGAATATAAACTCCTGCAGGTTATGAGCACTATATCTAGGGCATACCTAACAATAAATTGCATCAGTGATTGATTTGAACTAGACAATCAAATCTTCGTCTACAGATGTGTCTGGTATATGGTGTAATATATTAAGATGTGTTTTCAGTTTGGTTTGAATGTTGTTGGGCTGCTTCTGCTCTTTGACAGCTGTTCCTTTATACTTTACCCTGCTTGAAAGCACTAATAATAAGACATTAAAAAGTAGGTCACTAATGTGGGGCAGTGATTTCTTCAACTCTTTCGTCTTTTGTCTGCAGTCACATCTTGTGCTTGTTCTAAACTGTGACAAgttgttttcgttttgttttgcagaaaatgaaaaacaaattgcTTTCATCCACACGCTTCCCTCCACAGAGTAAGTGTAGAATGAAGACTGAAATTTTATATCACAACAAGACACAGTAAACATCTGAATTTATTTGAACATACCACGATCATTTTAAGAGTCAATGTTTGTGGGAAATTTAAGAACTTTCCATCAAtgcatggtttttgtttttttaaaaaaacacatcagTATTAGTACTGTCATATTGCAAAATATATTCCTATAAAGCCACAAACATACTTGATACAAATCCTAGAACAATTTGAACTCGGTTCTAACATGAATTAATTGGCCTGTATTAAGGGCCCTGTTATTCAAATTTACTTCCAGCTATAAAATTATAGatgtctttttcaaaatatactaTTACACCGGACTCCTTTTAAAGCCTATTTAGCATCCATATTGCAGAATAGTGCATAAAACTGAAGAagctgattccccccaccccaaagcttgCTTGAACTAATGCAGAAGCCAGATGGAGTTCATTAAATCTAGGCATACagggattaaaaataaatcccCCAACGCATccagaaaaaaagttattttagtACTTGGAAATGAAGAGTTTGAGCATCTTACTTTGAACTGTCTACAAGTGAATTAACGTCACTCACTTCAGTGTCATCTGTCACTCACTTACTCCCATTAACAAGCTGACAGAATTGCTCTTTATTTTAAAGTGAACATCAATCCGCAGACTTCTTTTTCCAGTTAGAAAGGACTTTGTAACACCATTTAGTAATAAAGTCTCGGATAATCAAGAATCAGCTTTGCTAAGTTACCTTCTAAAGTACTACATCTATATTGCCTGTTCCCTTAGCTTGTTCTTCTGACTATAAAGCACCATTCCCGCCCACCCAAAGTATATATATCTatctcattttatttaaaatatgattCTATTTGTAGAATGGCAAAACGTCATGTATCACATTTATCTATGTCATTGTATTATTAGTACAAAAAGTAAAACAATTCCAAAGTACCTTTGCACAATCGAGGTTTCACAAAAATATGCACTTTTCCGAACTGTGTTACAATCAGTGGGTACAGTAGAGACAAACAGGCACCTCTGTTTTAAAAGTTTGTTTGACAACAAAAACAATCCTATGGTACCCAGAGCCTTGGGACGACTGTGACTAACAGAATACACTCGCACCTGAACAGCGTAACCAAACAAATTCTGCTAAGGCAAGCACAATTACATCGATTTGcaggtgatgtgtgtgtgtgtgtgtgtgtacgcgagTGAGAAAGTTTACATCTTTGACCAATGGTCTTTCAAGAATGTCGTCTTTTACACTTTGGAGAGGAGCCCAGACTCTGGAGCACTTGCCTTAATGAGGTTCTGGATTTCTTTGAATTTGGGGTGGTCTTTGTCGGCTATTAGCTGCAGCAATATAGCTTCACTAGTGGTAACGATAATCCCGGTGCGAGCTAGAcgctgaaaaaaagaaagaaaaagaagacagcTGGGGTGAGTATACGCTGCGTACCTAGTGAGTAACTTTTAAACCACAATAGCACTGCCTCTGCAATTTCTCGTCACAGGTGAGGGAGGTCCCAGGTAAGGAGGATTAGCAACTTAAGATGATAGAATACGCAGAACTAGCTGGCCTAGCGCACAGaagaagagagcaagaagaacgtgTATTTAAAGAGGAGTGGGGAATTTTTTGCAGAGTATATGGAAAACCATTGCGCACACCTGGAAACGCTGGCAGCGTTAaggtaaattcagcagtgtaacaAATACATGGGCAATGTAAGATGGGAGAATAGAATGGTTATGGCAAAATATGCAAGAATGGTGGATAAAagtaaatgaaccatggaagggaaaggagggatGTCATCAAATGTACGGTACTATGCAAGATGCTTATTCTGAGATGTAAaactgaaaacttaataaaaactagaataataataataataataataataataataataatacaatttctCGGCACAATATATTACGGTTCGTTATTTTAAAACAAGAGAAACAACCATTACCATTTGCGGGGGGGGAAACTTCTGTTCTCTTTCACTGCAATGTAGGTAGGCTGGATAAAAAATCCAAATGGCTAGGACTTTAAATCACTTATATGGAATAGTAatacacagggcttttttttctgccagaactcagttccggcacttctcaggtgggcgccattgccattaaaagataacaagggaggcattcctggtgaattctggcacctctttttctagcaaaAGGGCACTGGTAATACAAAGTTACCTATGTCCTTGGTGAAATTAAACAGGATTTAACAGCAGGAGGTCATATTCCATGTAACATATTAAATTTGACAGATCCTTATTAAAGGAGTACCCATTTCCCTAATATCAATTTATTTTTGTCCTGTCACGCTTCTGAGACAATCAAGATATTTTAGCTGCTGGTGGGAGAAAAATATGCATAATATATTAAAGAATTCTCGATGGAAACACTGAGATCTGATGCACACCTTTGCCAACGAAAAATAAGATTTGATTTAGCATGATAGGTTTGTCAAATGGCTGTTGTCGTGGTAAAGAAGTGGGTGAGAAATTATACAAAAAATGCCTAGTTTCTGGAGAGACGCTATGCTACTCTGGAACAGCAAAAGAAAGCCTTGTGGTATCTTAAAAActaacattatttattattacagcaTAATCTTTCATGGCTCAATCAGATGTGGTACCTGGATGAGGCAGTaattaaaagaacaaagaaacttgcaaatgcagaCTTCAAAAATGTTTGGTCcaggtgacatttaaaacaaataatgacACAAAGTCAAAGTTGGGAATTATCTTCTTTGAATATGCCCGGTTTACAAGGCCATAAGAAATCGTCCTAAATCCCCTATAAGAACATGACTGTTGTCCAGTATGTATTAGAAAAGTTGAGGGCAAATGGCTTTGCACTGAGAATTAGGCAGAAACATTTGCCATCACATATAAAAATTGCTCTCTGCAAGCGGGAGGATAAGAAATAAGTATTACTGAGTGTAGACTTatttaaaattaatggacataacttaGTCATGCGGTCGGGGAAGCAATGCTTATGATGGAGAAACAACAATTTCCTCATTGAAAGGAAAgttagaaaaaaaaaagtttggcgtTTTGTTTTTGGTATAGCTGGACAGTTCAGTTCTAACAGTAAGATGGTTAAACAACATGTCTTAATAACATTTAGTTCCAATGATCTTTATTACAGCAGTTGAATGTTTTGTACCcaaacagaaaatcataaaagTATTTATTAATACTTTATGACAGCAGTCCAATAAATACTTATGTCTGAGTAACccactgaaaacagcagaattacTTCTCGTtaactgtgcataggattgcactctagGGATGATACAGTGAAGAATCGGAGAGGGTTGATTATTTTAATACTAGATAAAATCAGAGGATGAGTCAGTTGTGGTACAGAAAGGAATTTTTATAGTAACACTATTAGATCGGCAGTCGAGACAGAAAGTCTGGAAAAACACATCTATTGTAACCCAACCATCCTGCTGTGGTAGAATTCCCTAAATCAAAAACCATTCTTGATGGGATACTGATGGACTTCCCCTCACAAACTTCCAAAAACAATTTCTTATTGAGCTTTTTCCGTTGTTGGTCCGGTCTTAATATTAAAGCTTAGTAGTTAAAAACAGTAGTGTACAAAACGATCAGCCAAAAGCTTAGATAAATAAAAGAGACTTTACAAGTTTCCTGAATGCAGGTAAAGAGGGAAACTCCTAGATATCCCCAAACTGCATGACTTGGACAAAATAAGCAAGACATATGGATCTTATCAGATTTTCTACCATTTTTGGTAACAATATGGTTCCCACTTCTCTGCCATGTAGTATGAATCCTAAAGTCTATCAGAAAGTTAGGGGTTATGCCCGTCTTGTAACAATTAAAGAGATCAATCTCATATACATCCCCATCTCAAAGTAGTTACCTCTAGGGCAAACATTCTGTCCATCATACTTCTTGAAGATGTTGCATCGGCCACAATGTGAACTTCGAGACCTCTGCCTACCAATTCCAGAGCTGTCTGTTGGATGCAGACATGAGTCTTggagaaaaacaaaaattaacttcATCAACTATCACATAAACAGACTTCAGGACAAGCTAGCTGCTTGTGTATTTGTTTTCCACACAGTTAGGCAAAATGTTCCAAATATAAGTGTATATAAGTGATTAGAGCAAGTTTGGCAAGTTATATTTACAGATAGCATGTAACCTATTTGTTCTATTATGGAATAACTTACTGGTTTTCATATATCAGTTCGTCTctatgtatataaatattttataggaTTATTGCCGTAACACTCAAAAATATGAAAATGTAACTTTTAACTAAATAGTAATACTTCTGCAGAAAGTCTATAGGCAAGTTATGAATGCAGTACTTACTTCTACCCCAAATAAAACAACACTGCGAACTCCAGGGATCTCTGCTATTGCAGActcaacttcaggcaataccataGAAAATTTTGTTTTTGGTAAGACAAGTTTAGCTGCAGTTAAATCTATTTCTTGCACTGTGCTTCCAAGACCTTTAGGATACTGTTCCGTTACAATAACTGGGATTCCTAAAATTCGTGCACCTTGAAGCTGCAAATGGAAAAAGCCCACACAAGAATTAAACTTTTATTTAAGCAATAAAATTGTCCATAACAATAAAAAgtatacagcagcagcagctgataaAATTAGAAACCAGGTATGTTATACTAAGAAACCAAGTAAACTTACTAATCGTTGGCCTACGCTGATGATATCTCCAAAATACTTGATAGCAGGTCTAAATCTCTCTTGCATATCACAACAGAAAAACACAGTGCTTGAAGGTGTGAGATTGCCCAATGTAGTTaactgaaataaaggaaaaatcagAAATCACAGGTCAAACAAGTCCTATTTGAGGGAAAATATTTTACATTGGCTAGGAGCCAAATACCCACTTTAGGTGAGCCCAAAGGGCTAGGTGTGTCCAGCAGGATATTGGACTTTTCCCCCTTTGAACAGCATGCCCCCATGTCATATAGACAACTCACAAATCCTCCGTTTCAAAACCAAGATGTAACagcaagaagaaaaggaaaaagctcCTTCAAGTGTGTTGAACTGGTTACACAATTCTTTGGCTCCCAGTCATTATCTGCTGGAATAGCTCTGGCAGGCAGTCTTCCAGCACCTGAAGCCATGTGCAATCTAAACACATTTCAAGATAAAGGTAACAGGCATCGACACAGATTTGTAAATACAGCAACACCAAACATGATGCATTGCAAGTAAAAAACAGCATTCTAAAGTGAATCGCAATGGGTTCTTCCCCTATTATGTGATCCCAACTTCACTATTTACATtcatagtggtacctcgggttacatacatttcaggttacatacgcttcaggttacagactccgctaacccagaaattgtgcttcaggttaagaactttgcttcaggatgagatcagaaatcgtgctccggcggcgcggcagcagcaagaggcccattagctaaagtggtgcttcaggttaagaacagtttcaggttaagtacggacctccggaacgaattaagtacttaacctgaggtacccctgtactagGGCTGGAAAATTGCTTCCCATTCTAAAGAGCTGTGTCAACCACCACTTTTGCCCCAGGCATACTGAACCCTTTCTTAAAGTTGCTCTTTTGAAGTAGCACAcaagagacacagacacacacacccttcaccataatgaaagtcccccccccaaaaaaaaaaatcacaaaaagttTAAATGCAAAAAACTGGCACTCAATGCAGAAGGCTTCTCTCCGAAAATCTACAAAACAAGTTTTTCATTTCCCCGAAGCTAGCACAGGACACAGAACTGAAGGAGAGTGGAGATAGCACTCTAAAACCATATTCACCATCCTTTAAAGCACCGTGAGTCTTTATCCTTACTAATGTCACTCTGAATACGGGAAGAACCTCTGCTGACCCTTACTAATACAACCATGTTAACCCCTATTCATAATTCTGCAACTCACACTTTCTAACgtacagcggcgtagcgtgggttgtcagcacccggggcaaggcaagtaatttgcgccccctaacccgtggatttgcgccccctaacccgtggatttgccctaaccccagatattgcgcccggtgcggccggccccccctgcaccccccacgctacgccactgctaacgTATGTCTATTTAAGGAGAAGGGTTGCAGCTCGGTAGTAGAActcacattttgcatgcagaaagtcaacCTTCAGCAGTTTctggaaagactcctgtctcaaaccctggagatctACAGCTAGTCAATACCCAACTAGGTAAACCAATTGTCCGAGTCGGTGTAAAGACAGCTTCTTTTGTTTCTAAAACATAGGATGGAATCCAGGGAACTGTGAACAATATTCTTCtcatgcaatggggctttcccagcTATTCCATCTCACTGTAGCCCCTTCTACCTTCCCAAGGGCTGCAGCTAGAAGAAATCAAAACTCACCTCCCTTATCTTAGTGGAAGTGGCTCTCCGGACTGCACTCGCAATTTTTCAACGGTGTGAGCAACTACTTGGGAATTATTTTATGTCCGTGATAAGCATACGTAAAGTTGCTTAAAAGATGAAAGTTTAAGCTGGAGCTGACTCACTATCATTAAATGCAGTGTGGCTTGACTTTGTAACACCCTTCCAAGTACCCTTTTTGTGCACACTGGCACAGTTTGTACATGACATTTAGCTAAACTAAAGAAGAAACTATGGTTTGACATAAATGAGAAGCAAGGTGGTGCCTGCTGCTCAAAGCTTCCCTGGCACTGCTTCCCCCTGTTCCTATCGCACTGCAGACAAAGCAAGCCAGCCTGACTTCTTGCAATGTCAAAACACAGGTTTATGGCTTATTTCCCTCAAACAAACCATAAGCAACAGGCCCAGAACAAACCTTGTGGTTTGTCTGAAGAGAAACAAACTACAAGCCTCAGTTCAAAGGACAAGTCAGACAGAGAGGCAGCAGGAGCACTCTGAGAAGTTGTTTCAAACTACGGTTTTAATGTGATGTCTGAACAGGGCTAATGTGTGCTATCAAGGTAAGGACGGCAAACCAAAACCAATGTTTAGCATGGTCTCCTACACTCAGTCTGTTCTGCATCTTTCAATTCAGCCTCCCTTTCATGAGCAGCAGCACACTATTGATTGTTACTGGGACTTAAAGCTTGCAGCCGTGACAGGATGAGAATGCCTAAATACTGATCAAAATTGGGTAGGGACAAGTAGAGGAAATGAGCACTTGCACCTCTATTTTGAGCAAATTTGTGGGATAGTTAGGTGCAAGTGATTTGAAGCAATATATTTAAACTAGTCTGTTTTTTCAATAATACGGTGCCTGACTCTGCACAAGATCAGGCTGTTATCGTTCCTTAAAACACGTTCCCTAACTGACAAAGAGGCATTACTGAATGTACAGTTTGTACTTGTATGCTGTGGCGGTGGATGAAAGTTCTCTGCATTCTCCTGAGGTTACATGCCCTTACACACTTGCTTTCTGGAGACGCATTCTGCACTCAGCTGTTTCCAAGTGGATGCTTTGCGTAAATTTTTTATATAACTAGTCTCATATACCTAGTTCAAATTGAATGCCTTACCAAATGCCCTTTCCAAAATCTGCAAACTCTTACTTTAATCTTGGACTGAGAATACTTTCCTTGCCAGCTTCAGGATAACATCAGTCCAAAAGAAGGCTCTCCTTCGTATTGCCTTTGAGTCCATTTCTGGCTTTCTGGGGCAGGAGGGCACTTCGTCCCTGGATTATCAGATGGGTGAGGTGAAAGGCACTCCCAATTCTCAGTTGGGGTTAGATGAGAAGCCCTTACCCTCATCAAAATTGAGTAAGCTGAAGTTGAGACGTGTCAGGAGAGTCATGCTCCACCTGCCAACATCATTCTCCTGCCTTCTGGAGGTGGGAAGAATCCGATTTCTCCTCCCATCTTCAGGGGATTTCTTGCTACTCTGGCCAGTATTTTAAATGAGGAGatggaagcaagccccactgaaatcactggGTGGCACGGtcttaaaattaaaaatgctttGGACCAGATTACCTGATGGGCTGTGCAATAGaggccccccccccttcacatctCACCTGAGCCACAAACATCTTACATGGCTCTAGGAGGAAAGCCCTCCTCCCTTTTTGCCTCTGCTACCCAAGCCCataccaacatttctctgatgaaaatagggaagtcatATTCCATgataatgataaaaataatatatttataccctgtccatttgactgggttgccccagccactctgggatgcTTCCAACTTAtgtaaaaacctaataaaacattaaacattaaaaaaaaccttccctatacgaggctgtcttcagatgtcttctaaaggttgtctagttatttatctccttgtctccggggtcgcataactccataccctccaacatttctctgatgaaaatagggatgtcctaccatacccatcaatgaaaatagggacgtcctaaggaaaagcgagacctTCCGGGATAaaaccagaaaccaggacggcttctgtaaatccgggactgtccctggaaaatagggacactttgagggtctgcAAGCACCATACTGGCATTGGCCTACTCTCCAAGGTTGGTGGTAAGGATCACTACACATGGgcgcagccaggatttttgttcgGGGAGGGGGGGCCGATGCGAGGGGTCAGTTAgttatttccagtgctttttttctgggggggtacgcagacccctaaacattttgtgcatcTAAGCTTGGCCTCAacgaggggcagtatttcaatatcaatagaaaaatgagagtactcctaaacattttttaatagggaaaaagcactgagtatttctattgttttacttgatctgggggatggggcagctgcccccctctgCTATGTCACTACCCACTTCAGACCTGCACCTGGCAGCTGTTTTTATAAGAGAAAGGGAAtgcgagagggagagagatttatGCTTTTCTCTCTGGGCAGGAGGCAGACCTGGAGTTTGTCCCGCGTGTTTGGGCGGCAGGGAACCAGCAAGCTGCCAGCCGGGAGAgttcacctcctcctcttcctgcaaaCGGGAGAGGATGGTGGGGGGCGAAGGAATCTCCCCCTTTCCGTGACGGGGCAAGTGAGCAGGGGAGCCCCACAAGGTGCCCAACCCCGCGCCCCCCACCCACAGCGCAAAGAACGGGTCTGGGTGCGCAAGGCTCGCCCCCCTGCCGGCTGGCGCCCACCTGTATCTGCAGCGGCACCAGGCGCACTTTGCAGCGCTCGCCCACCAGGAAGCCCTTGGGCAGGTCGATGTACTGGCTCCACTCGTCGGAGAAGAGCTGCACCACGAACTTGCGGTGCATGTCCAGCTGGTCGCCGTAGAGGCTCAGGAACTTCTGGATCAGCACCTCGTAGCCCGAGCCGTGCGGCACCGTCGAAGGCCTGGCGAACACCGAGAAGCAGAACAGCACCGGCACCGAGCCGGGAGacgagccgccgccgccggcggAGCCTTCCAccaagggctgctgctgctccgccgcCGCCATGTTCGCCGGCAGCCGCTCCAGTTCCGCGCCtccgctgctcctcctcctcctgctgctgctgctgctgccggtgcCGCCTCCCGGCCAGACGGGGCGCGCCGGCGGCTCCCAATCGcggctcctgctcctcctcctcctcaccatgGGAGCCAGCCCTGCCTTGGCTCTGCCGGCCGGGGCGGAGCGCGCAGGTGGCCGCCGCGCTTCGCTTCCCCTCGAGCCTGCCGCGCCCGCCCTCAGGCCGCGTCCCCGTTATCGCCTCGCCGGGAGCCGCTCCGTCGTCTCCTTCGCCCCCCACGCAATCCACGCGCGTTGCGCTGGCTGGCGCGGAAGGATACGGGCTTGCGctgtggagagagggggggggggaatctgaggtGGCCAGTGACGGTGCTTAGAGGCGGTGGCCGCGGGGAAGAAGGGCtatggcggctgctgctgctcctacgCTGCCGCCTGGCAGTCTGAGGGGAAATTCGGGATGGGGTGGAAATGCCCCTTCCCTCGTTTCCTCTGCTCTTGTGGTTTCCATCTGCCGGCGAATAATTGCACCACGCCAAGCAGATGCCAGCACCACCCGCGCCAAAAAAAGAGGCTGTGCCACTTTGGGGTTTTGGCCAGCCAAGTGTTTTCAATCCCTCTTAACATTtagctgatgaaaataggaacgcccTATGCCAGAGGTTTTCGACTTTTGGGGTCCATGGCTCCCCTGCCattgccggatttacgtataagctaaacaagctatagcttagggccccactctcttgggggctccaaaaaaaaaaaaaaattaaagggaaaaaacaacaactttatgtacatttccaaaatataagataaaaaacaaaacctacataaagcaacagtgt
This genomic stretch from Podarcis muralis chromosome 11, rPodMur119.hap1.1, whole genome shotgun sequence harbors:
- the ISOC1 gene encoding isochorismatase domain-containing protein 1 yields the protein MVRRRRSRSRDWEPPARPVWPGGGTGSSSSSRRRRSSGGAELERLPANMAAAEQQQPLVEGSAGGGGSSPGSVPVLFCFSVFARPSTVPHGSGYEVLIQKFLSLYGDQLDMHRKFVVQLFSDEWSQYIDLPKGFLVGERCKVRLVPLQIQLTTLGNLTPSSTVFFCCDMQERFRPAIKYFGDIISVGQRLLQGARILGIPVIVTEQYPKGLGSTVQEIDLTAAKLVLPKTKFSMVLPEVESAIAEIPGVRSVVLFGVETHVCIQQTALELVGRGLEVHIVADATSSRSMMDRMFALERLARTGIIVTTSEAILLQLIADKDHPKFKEIQNLIKASAPESGLLSKV